Proteins co-encoded in one Anopheles moucheti chromosome X, idAnoMoucSN_F20_07, whole genome shotgun sequence genomic window:
- the LOC128307418 gene encoding anoctamin-4 isoform X1 — MYRRVSYQDSDEPDEPSAYRHQDECYDVLYDLSDFRDVIEPTGTWNRTSAYPTPSYLAVHERLRQPSSGARYGDDFGDGDDSTDGMDERDSIYLDAVSVYSDATNRKSLHLSRQTVYHSAEDVRFGSVDSGSGSGGERRIGSGGEDGAGLRMTTEALLQDSRANGGLANLPYVPRPGANNGAKGFISGILKPTVLSTEYNEKTWKYFQDQRRIVDYVLAFNGEDENVEAKQKRTIYQRNLESEGLQIEMENCQRIHFVKIHVPENVMSHYCEIMKMQMPMKKLDNQDKIIMRDFSIQSTLVRLFRRPIFNFVIIDRQKFAPPEYRLMYEYSRDKPYLFNDKEPNFFTPSIRIAVAHFILERTYFSEAVDEKKDIGIRRLMEDQVYLDAYPLHDGCTDLKSSCQRALLLEEWASISKWIKHQPLDHIKEYFGVKIAMYFAWLGFYTHMLIPASVVGLICFFYGLLTYPANRISQEICSDNSTIMCPQCDKYCDYWYLNTTCTISKLAHIFDNEMTIVFSIFMSVWATLYLEMWKRYSSKIQHRWGITEYCSLAEPPRPQYLSRLKNIKKMMFNIATGAQEPSPPFWTKKFPSFLYSYSVIFLFILLTIAAVFGIVVYRMSLMTSKNIYGDGGSVSGKLIIFPATTAAINLLASTALTYAYQYVAEYMTNVEYRRTQTEYNESLNLKIYLFEFVNYYSSIFYIAFMKGKFPGYPAKYNRILGLRQEECSPGGCLMELCIQLAIIMVGKQAIGAITEILIPFLVQKFKEFRSVLGIEAGNNENGERLICCNQWTKDFNLINWHDRSLFNEYLKMVIQYGFITIFVVAFPLAPFFALLNNVFETRLDAKKFLLYYKRAVPQRVRDLGIWYNIMHVVGKVAVISSAFIIAFSSNFIPRLVYMNVVNIDTGTDEGFVNHTLAYFNVSHFEANAAPENSSLANTTSISVCRYSEYRNPPDDHHPYKRPGIYWHILAIRLTFVVIYQNLVSFVQIVVAWAIPDVPTRLQDQIKREQYLTNEYIIEQEKIKMALSGNGTGGGSGTGAYTRNGYLASEDSSPDDEKVNYGSIADDNEYPLRMQTDDCEPYETYGIVTSRV, encoded by the exons ATGTATCGGCGAG TGAGCTACCAGGACAGTGACGAACCGGACGAACCCAGCGCATACCGACACCAGGACGAGTGCTACGATGTGCTGTACGATCTGAGCGACTTTCGTGATGTGATAGAGCCTACCGGCACGTGGAATCGTACCTCCGCCTATCCCACCCCCTCCTACCTTGCCGTGCACGAACGTCTGCGACAGCCATCGTCCGGGGCGCGGTACGGGGACGACTTCGGTGACGGGGACGACAGTACGGACGGGATGGACGAACGGGACAGCATCTATCTGGATGCGGTGTCCGTGTACTCCGATGCGACGAACCGCAAATCGTTACACCTGTCCCGCCAGACGGTGTACCATTCGGCGGAGGATGTCCGGTTCGGGTCGGTAGACTCCGGCAGCGGTTCCGGCGGGGAGCGTCGGATCGGCAGCGGTGGCGAGGATGGTGCCGGGCTACGGATGACCACCGAGGCGCTGCTGCAGGATTCGCGTGCCAACGGTGGGTTGGCCAATCTGCCGTACGTACCCCGGCCCGGTGCAAACAACGGTGCGAAGGGTTTCATCAGCGGTATCCTAAAGCCGACCGTGCTCAGCACCGAGTACAACGAAAAG ACATGGAAGTACTTCCAGGATCAGCGACGCATCGTCGACTACGTGCTCGCCTTCAATGGTGAAGATGAAAATGTCGAAGCGAAACAGAAGCGCACCATCTACCAGCGCAACCTGGAAAGTGAAGGGCTACAGATTGAGATGGAAAACTGTCAACGGATCCATTTCGTCAAGATACACGTGCCGGAGAACGTGATGTCACACTACTGCGAGATCATGAAGATGCAGATGCCGATGAAGAAGCTGGACAATCAGGACAAGATCATAATGCGCGATTTCAGCATCCAGAGCACGCTGGTGCGGTTGTTCCGGCGGCCAATCTTCAACTTTGTCATTATCGACCGGCAAAAGTTCGCCCCGCCGGAGTATCGGCTGATGTACGAGTATTCGCGCGACAAGCCATACCTGTTCAACGACAAGGAGCCAAACTTCTTCACGCCGAGCATACGAATTGCGGTGGCTCACTTCATACTGGAGCGCACGTACTTCAGCGAGGCGGTGGACGAGAAGAAAGACATCGGCATCCGGCGGCTGATGGAGGATCAGGTGTATCTGGATGCGTATCCGCTGCACGACGGGTGTACGGATTTGAAGTCGAGCTGCCAGCGTGCACTGCTGCTGGAAGAGTGGGCATCGATCAGCAAATGGATCAAGCATCAGCCACTCGACCACATCAAGGAGTACTTCGGCGTGAAGATAGCGATGTACTTTGCGTGGCTCGGGTTCTACACGCACATGCTGATACCCGCATCGGTTGTCGGGTTGATATGCTTTTTCTACGGCTTGCTTACGTACCCGGCCAATCGCATCAGCCAGGAGATCTGTAGCGACAATTCGACCATCATGTGCCCGCAGTGCGACAAGTACTGCGACTACTGGTACCTGAATACGACCTGCACCATCTCCAAGCTGGCGCACATCTTCGACAATGAGATGACGATCGTGTTTTCTATATTTATGTCCGTTTGGG CAACGCTTTACCTTGAGATGTGGAAACGATACTCGTCCAAGATACAGCATCGTTGGGGTATTACTGAATACTGCTCGCTGGCAGAGCCACCGCGACCTCAGTATCTGTCCCGGTTGAAGAACATTAAGAAGATGATGTTTAACATTGCCACCGGTGCGCAGGAACCATCGCCACCGTTTTGGACAAAGAAGTTCCCTAGCTTCCTTTACAGTTACTCTGTGATTTTCCTATTT ATTTTACTTACTATAGCTGCTGTCTTCGGTATCGTAGTTTACCGCATGTCATTGATGACCTCGAAAAACATATACGGCGACGGTGGATCGGTGTCGGGGAAGCTGATCATTTTCCCAGCGACAACGGCCGCCATTAATCTGCTCGCGTCAACCGCACTCACCTACGCCTATCAGTACGTAGCGGAGTACATGACGAACGTCGAGTATCGGCGCACGCAAACCGAGTACAACGAAAGCCTCAACCTAAAGATCTACCTGTTTGAGTTCGTGAATTACTACAGCTCGATCTTCTACATCGCGTTCATGAAGGGCAAGTTCCCGGGATATCCGGCAAAGTACAACCGGATACTGGGACTCCGCCAGGAGGAGTGTAGCCCGGGCGGTTGCCTGATGGAGCTCTGCATCCAGCTCGCCATCATTATGGTCGGCAAACAGGCGATCGGTGCGATTACGGAAATACTGATACCGTTTCTGGTGCAGAAGTTTAAAGAGTTCCGCAGCGTGCTCGGCATCGAAGCGGGCAATAATGAGAATGGCGAGCGGTTGATCTGCTGCAACCAGTGGACGAAAGATTTCAATCTCATCAACTGGCATGATCGCAGCCTGTTCAACGAGTACTTGAAAATGG TTATACAGTACGGTTTTATCACGATATTTGTTGTCGCATTTCCATTGGCTCCCTTCTTTGCCCTGCTGAACAATGTGTTCGAAACACGGCTGGATGCGAAAAAGTTCCTGCTCTACTACAAACGCGCCGTACCGCAGCGGGTACGCGATCTTGGCATCTGGTACAACATTATGCACGTGGTTGGAAAGGTTGCCGTCATATCGAGT GCCTTTATCATAGCATTTTCCTCCAACTTCATCCCACGGCTAGTGTACATGAACGTCGTCAATATCGATACGGGTACGGATGAGGGGTTCGTCAACCACACGCTCGCCTACTTCAACGTGTCGCATTTTGAAGCGAACGCAGCACCGGAAAATAGCTCCTTGGCGAATACGACCAGTATAAGCGTTTGCCGGTACTCGGAGTATCGGAACCCACCGGATGATCATCATCCGTACAAGCGACCAGGCATCTACTGGCATATTTTAGCGATCCGGCTTACGTTCGTCGTCATTTATCAGAATTTGGTGAGCTTCGTGCAGATCGTCGTAGCGTGGGCGATACCGGACGTACCGACCCGGCTGCAGGATCAGATCAAGCGTGAGCAGTACCTCACGAACGAGTACATTATCGAGCAGGAAAAGATAAAGATGGCACTGTCCGGCAATGGTACGGGTGGTGGCAGCGGTACCGGTGCGTACACCCGGAACGGCTATCTCGCATCGGAGGACAGCAGCCCGGACGATGAAAAGGTAAACTACGGCTCGATCGCGGACGACAATGAGTACCCGTTGCGAATGCAGACCGATGACTGCGAACCGTACGAAACGTACGGTATAGTGACGTCGCGCGTGTAG
- the LOC128307418 gene encoding anoctamin-4 isoform X2, whose amino-acid sequence MDERDSIYLDAVSVYSDATNRKSLHLSRQTVYHSAEDVRFGSVDSGSGSGGERRIGSGGEDGAGLRMTTEALLQDSRANGGLANLPYVPRPGANNGAKGFISGILKPTVLSTEYNEKTWKYFQDQRRIVDYVLAFNGEDENVEAKQKRTIYQRNLESEGLQIEMENCQRIHFVKIHVPENVMSHYCEIMKMQMPMKKLDNQDKIIMRDFSIQSTLVRLFRRPIFNFVIIDRQKFAPPEYRLMYEYSRDKPYLFNDKEPNFFTPSIRIAVAHFILERTYFSEAVDEKKDIGIRRLMEDQVYLDAYPLHDGCTDLKSSCQRALLLEEWASISKWIKHQPLDHIKEYFGVKIAMYFAWLGFYTHMLIPASVVGLICFFYGLLTYPANRISQEICSDNSTIMCPQCDKYCDYWYLNTTCTISKLAHIFDNEMTIVFSIFMSVWATLYLEMWKRYSSKIQHRWGITEYCSLAEPPRPQYLSRLKNIKKMMFNIATGAQEPSPPFWTKKFPSFLYSYSVIFLFILLTIAAVFGIVVYRMSLMTSKNIYGDGGSVSGKLIIFPATTAAINLLASTALTYAYQYVAEYMTNVEYRRTQTEYNESLNLKIYLFEFVNYYSSIFYIAFMKGKFPGYPAKYNRILGLRQEECSPGGCLMELCIQLAIIMVGKQAIGAITEILIPFLVQKFKEFRSVLGIEAGNNENGERLICCNQWTKDFNLINWHDRSLFNEYLKMVIQYGFITIFVVAFPLAPFFALLNNVFETRLDAKKFLLYYKRAVPQRVRDLGIWYNIMHVVGKVAVISSAFIIAFSSNFIPRLVYMNVVNIDTGTDEGFVNHTLAYFNVSHFEANAAPENSSLANTTSISVCRYSEYRNPPDDHHPYKRPGIYWHILAIRLTFVVIYQNLVSFVQIVVAWAIPDVPTRLQDQIKREQYLTNEYIIEQEKIKMALSGNGTGGGSGTGAYTRNGYLASEDSSPDDEKVNYGSIADDNEYPLRMQTDDCEPYETYGIVTSRV is encoded by the exons ATGGACGAACGGGACAGCATCTATCTGGATGCGGTGTCCGTGTACTCCGATGCGACGAACCGCAAATCGTTACACCTGTCCCGCCAGACGGTGTACCATTCGGCGGAGGATGTCCGGTTCGGGTCGGTAGACTCCGGCAGCGGTTCCGGCGGGGAGCGTCGGATCGGCAGCGGTGGCGAGGATGGTGCCGGGCTACGGATGACCACCGAGGCGCTGCTGCAGGATTCGCGTGCCAACGGTGGGTTGGCCAATCTGCCGTACGTACCCCGGCCCGGTGCAAACAACGGTGCGAAGGGTTTCATCAGCGGTATCCTAAAGCCGACCGTGCTCAGCACCGAGTACAACGAAAAG ACATGGAAGTACTTCCAGGATCAGCGACGCATCGTCGACTACGTGCTCGCCTTCAATGGTGAAGATGAAAATGTCGAAGCGAAACAGAAGCGCACCATCTACCAGCGCAACCTGGAAAGTGAAGGGCTACAGATTGAGATGGAAAACTGTCAACGGATCCATTTCGTCAAGATACACGTGCCGGAGAACGTGATGTCACACTACTGCGAGATCATGAAGATGCAGATGCCGATGAAGAAGCTGGACAATCAGGACAAGATCATAATGCGCGATTTCAGCATCCAGAGCACGCTGGTGCGGTTGTTCCGGCGGCCAATCTTCAACTTTGTCATTATCGACCGGCAAAAGTTCGCCCCGCCGGAGTATCGGCTGATGTACGAGTATTCGCGCGACAAGCCATACCTGTTCAACGACAAGGAGCCAAACTTCTTCACGCCGAGCATACGAATTGCGGTGGCTCACTTCATACTGGAGCGCACGTACTTCAGCGAGGCGGTGGACGAGAAGAAAGACATCGGCATCCGGCGGCTGATGGAGGATCAGGTGTATCTGGATGCGTATCCGCTGCACGACGGGTGTACGGATTTGAAGTCGAGCTGCCAGCGTGCACTGCTGCTGGAAGAGTGGGCATCGATCAGCAAATGGATCAAGCATCAGCCACTCGACCACATCAAGGAGTACTTCGGCGTGAAGATAGCGATGTACTTTGCGTGGCTCGGGTTCTACACGCACATGCTGATACCCGCATCGGTTGTCGGGTTGATATGCTTTTTCTACGGCTTGCTTACGTACCCGGCCAATCGCATCAGCCAGGAGATCTGTAGCGACAATTCGACCATCATGTGCCCGCAGTGCGACAAGTACTGCGACTACTGGTACCTGAATACGACCTGCACCATCTCCAAGCTGGCGCACATCTTCGACAATGAGATGACGATCGTGTTTTCTATATTTATGTCCGTTTGGG CAACGCTTTACCTTGAGATGTGGAAACGATACTCGTCCAAGATACAGCATCGTTGGGGTATTACTGAATACTGCTCGCTGGCAGAGCCACCGCGACCTCAGTATCTGTCCCGGTTGAAGAACATTAAGAAGATGATGTTTAACATTGCCACCGGTGCGCAGGAACCATCGCCACCGTTTTGGACAAAGAAGTTCCCTAGCTTCCTTTACAGTTACTCTGTGATTTTCCTATTT ATTTTACTTACTATAGCTGCTGTCTTCGGTATCGTAGTTTACCGCATGTCATTGATGACCTCGAAAAACATATACGGCGACGGTGGATCGGTGTCGGGGAAGCTGATCATTTTCCCAGCGACAACGGCCGCCATTAATCTGCTCGCGTCAACCGCACTCACCTACGCCTATCAGTACGTAGCGGAGTACATGACGAACGTCGAGTATCGGCGCACGCAAACCGAGTACAACGAAAGCCTCAACCTAAAGATCTACCTGTTTGAGTTCGTGAATTACTACAGCTCGATCTTCTACATCGCGTTCATGAAGGGCAAGTTCCCGGGATATCCGGCAAAGTACAACCGGATACTGGGACTCCGCCAGGAGGAGTGTAGCCCGGGCGGTTGCCTGATGGAGCTCTGCATCCAGCTCGCCATCATTATGGTCGGCAAACAGGCGATCGGTGCGATTACGGAAATACTGATACCGTTTCTGGTGCAGAAGTTTAAAGAGTTCCGCAGCGTGCTCGGCATCGAAGCGGGCAATAATGAGAATGGCGAGCGGTTGATCTGCTGCAACCAGTGGACGAAAGATTTCAATCTCATCAACTGGCATGATCGCAGCCTGTTCAACGAGTACTTGAAAATGG TTATACAGTACGGTTTTATCACGATATTTGTTGTCGCATTTCCATTGGCTCCCTTCTTTGCCCTGCTGAACAATGTGTTCGAAACACGGCTGGATGCGAAAAAGTTCCTGCTCTACTACAAACGCGCCGTACCGCAGCGGGTACGCGATCTTGGCATCTGGTACAACATTATGCACGTGGTTGGAAAGGTTGCCGTCATATCGAGT GCCTTTATCATAGCATTTTCCTCCAACTTCATCCCACGGCTAGTGTACATGAACGTCGTCAATATCGATACGGGTACGGATGAGGGGTTCGTCAACCACACGCTCGCCTACTTCAACGTGTCGCATTTTGAAGCGAACGCAGCACCGGAAAATAGCTCCTTGGCGAATACGACCAGTATAAGCGTTTGCCGGTACTCGGAGTATCGGAACCCACCGGATGATCATCATCCGTACAAGCGACCAGGCATCTACTGGCATATTTTAGCGATCCGGCTTACGTTCGTCGTCATTTATCAGAATTTGGTGAGCTTCGTGCAGATCGTCGTAGCGTGGGCGATACCGGACGTACCGACCCGGCTGCAGGATCAGATCAAGCGTGAGCAGTACCTCACGAACGAGTACATTATCGAGCAGGAAAAGATAAAGATGGCACTGTCCGGCAATGGTACGGGTGGTGGCAGCGGTACCGGTGCGTACACCCGGAACGGCTATCTCGCATCGGAGGACAGCAGCCCGGACGATGAAAAGGTAAACTACGGCTCGATCGCGGACGACAATGAGTACCCGTTGCGAATGCAGACCGATGACTGCGAACCGTACGAAACGTACGGTATAGTGACGTCGCGCGTGTAG
- the LOC128307418 gene encoding anoctamin-2 isoform X3, with translation MQEMIKRTKTWKYFQDQRRIVDYVLAFNGEDENVEAKQKRTIYQRNLESEGLQIEMENCQRIHFVKIHVPENVMSHYCEIMKMQMPMKKLDNQDKIIMRDFSIQSTLVRLFRRPIFNFVIIDRQKFAPPEYRLMYEYSRDKPYLFNDKEPNFFTPSIRIAVAHFILERTYFSEAVDEKKDIGIRRLMEDQVYLDAYPLHDGCTDLKSSCQRALLLEEWASISKWIKHQPLDHIKEYFGVKIAMYFAWLGFYTHMLIPASVVGLICFFYGLLTYPANRISQEICSDNSTIMCPQCDKYCDYWYLNTTCTISKLAHIFDNEMTIVFSIFMSVWATLYLEMWKRYSSKIQHRWGITEYCSLAEPPRPQYLSRLKNIKKMMFNIATGAQEPSPPFWTKKFPSFLYSYSVIFLFILLTIAAVFGIVVYRMSLMTSKNIYGDGGSVSGKLIIFPATTAAINLLASTALTYAYQYVAEYMTNVEYRRTQTEYNESLNLKIYLFEFVNYYSSIFYIAFMKGKFPGYPAKYNRILGLRQEECSPGGCLMELCIQLAIIMVGKQAIGAITEILIPFLVQKFKEFRSVLGIEAGNNENGERLICCNQWTKDFNLINWHDRSLFNEYLKMVIQYGFITIFVVAFPLAPFFALLNNVFETRLDAKKFLLYYKRAVPQRVRDLGIWYNIMHVVGKVAVISSAFIIAFSSNFIPRLVYMNVVNIDTGTDEGFVNHTLAYFNVSHFEANAAPENSSLANTTSISVCRYSEYRNPPDDHHPYKRPGIYWHILAIRLTFVVIYQNLVSFVQIVVAWAIPDVPTRLQDQIKREQYLTNEYIIEQEKIKMALSGNGTGGGSGTGAYTRNGYLASEDSSPDDEKVNYGSIADDNEYPLRMQTDDCEPYETYGIVTSRV, from the exons ATGCAGGAAATGATTAAGCGCACAAAA ACATGGAAGTACTTCCAGGATCAGCGACGCATCGTCGACTACGTGCTCGCCTTCAATGGTGAAGATGAAAATGTCGAAGCGAAACAGAAGCGCACCATCTACCAGCGCAACCTGGAAAGTGAAGGGCTACAGATTGAGATGGAAAACTGTCAACGGATCCATTTCGTCAAGATACACGTGCCGGAGAACGTGATGTCACACTACTGCGAGATCATGAAGATGCAGATGCCGATGAAGAAGCTGGACAATCAGGACAAGATCATAATGCGCGATTTCAGCATCCAGAGCACGCTGGTGCGGTTGTTCCGGCGGCCAATCTTCAACTTTGTCATTATCGACCGGCAAAAGTTCGCCCCGCCGGAGTATCGGCTGATGTACGAGTATTCGCGCGACAAGCCATACCTGTTCAACGACAAGGAGCCAAACTTCTTCACGCCGAGCATACGAATTGCGGTGGCTCACTTCATACTGGAGCGCACGTACTTCAGCGAGGCGGTGGACGAGAAGAAAGACATCGGCATCCGGCGGCTGATGGAGGATCAGGTGTATCTGGATGCGTATCCGCTGCACGACGGGTGTACGGATTTGAAGTCGAGCTGCCAGCGTGCACTGCTGCTGGAAGAGTGGGCATCGATCAGCAAATGGATCAAGCATCAGCCACTCGACCACATCAAGGAGTACTTCGGCGTGAAGATAGCGATGTACTTTGCGTGGCTCGGGTTCTACACGCACATGCTGATACCCGCATCGGTTGTCGGGTTGATATGCTTTTTCTACGGCTTGCTTACGTACCCGGCCAATCGCATCAGCCAGGAGATCTGTAGCGACAATTCGACCATCATGTGCCCGCAGTGCGACAAGTACTGCGACTACTGGTACCTGAATACGACCTGCACCATCTCCAAGCTGGCGCACATCTTCGACAATGAGATGACGATCGTGTTTTCTATATTTATGTCCGTTTGGG CAACGCTTTACCTTGAGATGTGGAAACGATACTCGTCCAAGATACAGCATCGTTGGGGTATTACTGAATACTGCTCGCTGGCAGAGCCACCGCGACCTCAGTATCTGTCCCGGTTGAAGAACATTAAGAAGATGATGTTTAACATTGCCACCGGTGCGCAGGAACCATCGCCACCGTTTTGGACAAAGAAGTTCCCTAGCTTCCTTTACAGTTACTCTGTGATTTTCCTATTT ATTTTACTTACTATAGCTGCTGTCTTCGGTATCGTAGTTTACCGCATGTCATTGATGACCTCGAAAAACATATACGGCGACGGTGGATCGGTGTCGGGGAAGCTGATCATTTTCCCAGCGACAACGGCCGCCATTAATCTGCTCGCGTCAACCGCACTCACCTACGCCTATCAGTACGTAGCGGAGTACATGACGAACGTCGAGTATCGGCGCACGCAAACCGAGTACAACGAAAGCCTCAACCTAAAGATCTACCTGTTTGAGTTCGTGAATTACTACAGCTCGATCTTCTACATCGCGTTCATGAAGGGCAAGTTCCCGGGATATCCGGCAAAGTACAACCGGATACTGGGACTCCGCCAGGAGGAGTGTAGCCCGGGCGGTTGCCTGATGGAGCTCTGCATCCAGCTCGCCATCATTATGGTCGGCAAACAGGCGATCGGTGCGATTACGGAAATACTGATACCGTTTCTGGTGCAGAAGTTTAAAGAGTTCCGCAGCGTGCTCGGCATCGAAGCGGGCAATAATGAGAATGGCGAGCGGTTGATCTGCTGCAACCAGTGGACGAAAGATTTCAATCTCATCAACTGGCATGATCGCAGCCTGTTCAACGAGTACTTGAAAATGG TTATACAGTACGGTTTTATCACGATATTTGTTGTCGCATTTCCATTGGCTCCCTTCTTTGCCCTGCTGAACAATGTGTTCGAAACACGGCTGGATGCGAAAAAGTTCCTGCTCTACTACAAACGCGCCGTACCGCAGCGGGTACGCGATCTTGGCATCTGGTACAACATTATGCACGTGGTTGGAAAGGTTGCCGTCATATCGAGT GCCTTTATCATAGCATTTTCCTCCAACTTCATCCCACGGCTAGTGTACATGAACGTCGTCAATATCGATACGGGTACGGATGAGGGGTTCGTCAACCACACGCTCGCCTACTTCAACGTGTCGCATTTTGAAGCGAACGCAGCACCGGAAAATAGCTCCTTGGCGAATACGACCAGTATAAGCGTTTGCCGGTACTCGGAGTATCGGAACCCACCGGATGATCATCATCCGTACAAGCGACCAGGCATCTACTGGCATATTTTAGCGATCCGGCTTACGTTCGTCGTCATTTATCAGAATTTGGTGAGCTTCGTGCAGATCGTCGTAGCGTGGGCGATACCGGACGTACCGACCCGGCTGCAGGATCAGATCAAGCGTGAGCAGTACCTCACGAACGAGTACATTATCGAGCAGGAAAAGATAAAGATGGCACTGTCCGGCAATGGTACGGGTGGTGGCAGCGGTACCGGTGCGTACACCCGGAACGGCTATCTCGCATCGGAGGACAGCAGCCCGGACGATGAAAAGGTAAACTACGGCTCGATCGCGGACGACAATGAGTACCCGTTGCGAATGCAGACCGATGACTGCGAACCGTACGAAACGTACGGTATAGTGACGTCGCGCGTGTAG
- the LOC128307421 gene encoding uncharacterized protein LOC128307421 gives MAEHKERHILHLPAKEAKLFIDSFDTVLLDCDGVLWTVFEQIEGAGAALQLFREHGKRVKFITNNSVRPFASYQQQLHALGVDVKEADIIHPARSIVQYLKAQQFEGFIYCLGTENFKATLRQAGFQLIDGPAQPLPESFHQIIATVHDGAPVGAVVVDIDFNANYPKLMRAEMYLKRSVDCLLIAGASDKTIHVRDGCEIIGPGCFVAILEQAVGRRAVLLGKPGYHLRAGVVQEYGLEQPARTLLVGDMLEQDMAFGSLCGFQKLLVLSGGTTKAQMLQATNTLQEPDYYADSLADFVRLFERINDL, from the exons ATGGCGGAGCACAAGGAAAGACATATTTTACATCTTCCAGCAAAGGAAGCTAAGCTGTTTATCGATTCCTTCGACACCGTTCTGCTCGATTGTGATG GCGTTCTCTGGACCGTGTTCGAACAGATTGAGGGGGCCGGTGCCGCGTTGCAGCTGTTTCGGGAGCACGGCAAACGTGTCAAGTTCATCACCAACAACAGTGTACGGCCGTTTGCGAGCTACCAGCAGCAGTTGCACGCGCTGGGTGTTGATGTAAAGGAAGCGGACATCATACACCCGGCCCGCTCCATCGTGCAATATTTAAAGGCGCAACAATTCGAAGGTTTCATCTACTGTCTCGGTACGGAGAACTTTAAAGCTACCCTGCGGCAGGCCGGATTCCAACTAATCGATGGCCCGGCCCAACCGCTGCCGGAATCGTTCCATCAGATTATTGCCACCGTGCACGATGGGGCACCGGTCGGGGCGGTCGTCGTGGACATTGATTTTAACGCTAACTATCCGAAGCTGATGCGGGCCGAGATGTATCTGAAGCGTTCGGTGGACTGTTTACTGATAGCGGGTGCGTCCGACAAGACGATTCACGTGCGGGATGGGTGCGAAATCATTGGGCCGGGATGTTTTGTGGCGATATTGGAGCAAGCTGTTGGCAGGCGTGCAGTACTGCTCGGTAAGCCCGGTTACCATCTGCGGGCTGGGGTTGTACAGGAGTACGGATTGGAGCAACCGGCACGGACACTGCTGGTTGGTGATATGCTGGAGCAAGATATGGCGTTTGGGTCGTTGTGCGGATTCCAGAAGCTGCTCGTCCTGTCCGGAGGCACAACAAAGGCACAGATGCTGCAGGCTACCAACACACTGCAGGAACCGGACTATTACGCCGATAGTTTGGCAGATTTCGTTCGATTGTTTGAGAGAATAAACGATTTATAG
- the LOC128307420 gene encoding putative protein TPRXL yields the protein MMQAALVYVCFGALLAVWGGNGMTHQQNEPPDVNVTVTNVISALSGYGKMNFTGHHFDRGQRIVARKGVSNDVATVAKGAVADQLTSAGANAAAPSNSTAGSSSSSSVPATQTNVTTTTTMASSATNGSTIPTISANASSTTASSAKPSSPPQSKRPGSSTNATTTQHTSATSSSNTTRSTTTIITTIITTTTTTTTASTTTTTSTTTKPPKKPKITYSIEDEPKLLQAAKPGYGAPYDPVDSSGRLRIDEPLAQFSQEYLPSGFGGGAVGGPGEPPNTRREYIVPIVTLIFAIPLLLGLFLLSYRRAKEFWLTRHYRRMDFLIDGMYNY from the coding sequence ATGATGCAGGCAGCACTGGTGTACGTGTGCTTCGGTGCATTATTGGCGGTGTGGGGTGGCAATGGAATGACGCACCAGCAGAATGAACCACCGGACGTGAATGTAACCGTGACGAACGTGATCAGTGCGCTGTCAGGCTACGGGAAGATGAATTTCACGGGACATCATTTCGACCGTGGGCAGCGGATAGTGGCACGGAAAGGGGTAAGCAATGATGTGGCAACGGTGGCAAAAGGTGCCGTCGCGGATCAGCTAACATCAGCTGGTGCAAATGCGGCGGCACCCAGCAACAGCACggcaggcagcagcagcagcagcagcgtacCAGCCACGCAGACAAACgttaccaccaccacgacgaTGGCGTCGAGCGCAACGAACGGTTCCACCATACCCACAATCAGTGCGAACGCATCCTCAACGACTGCGAGCTCAGCAAAACCATCGTCCCCACCACAATCAAAGCGACCCGGTAGCAGTACCAACGCAACAACGACCCAGCATACATCCGCGACAAGCAGTAGTAACACCACCAGAAGCACTAccacaataataacaacaataataacaacaacaacaacaacaacaacagcatcaaccaCAACTACAACGTCCACCACCACGAAACCTCCAAAGAAGCCAAAGATCACCTACTCGATCGAGGACGAACCGAAACTGCTGCAGGCGGCCAAACCGGGCTATGGTGCGCCCTACGATCCAGTGGACAGCAGTGGGCGACTCCGCATCGACGAACCGCTCGCCCAGTTCTCGCAAGAGTATCTTCCGTCCGggttcggtggtggtgccgtTGGTGGTCCCGGGGAACCGCCCAACACCCGCCGGGAATATATCGTCCCGATCGTGACGCTCATCTTCGCCATTCCGCTGCTTCTAGGGCTGTTTCTACTCTCATACCGGCGCGCCAAAGAGTTCTGGCTGACGCGCCATTACCGGCGGATGGACTTTCTCATCGACGGCATGTACAACTACTAA